A single genomic interval of Macadamia integrifolia cultivar HAES 741 chromosome 6, SCU_Mint_v3, whole genome shotgun sequence harbors:
- the LOC122081680 gene encoding vesicle-associated protein 1-3-like isoform X1, which translates to MSGGDLINIHPTELKFPFELNKQSSCSMQLANKTDQYVAFKVKTTNPKKYCVRPNTGIVLPGSTCDVTVTMQAQKEAPPDMESKDKFLLQSVAAPHGATTKDITPDMFNKEAGKVMGEFKLRVIYVPASPPSPVPEGSEEGSSPRESVLENGNQNNVMFDASTRSGLEANHTRFMEEPRNKSSEASSIISKLTEEKTSAMQKNQKLRQELDLMKKEISKSRACGFSFLFVVLVGLLGILAGYLVKKT; encoded by the exons ATGAGTGGCGGAGATCTTATCAATATTCATCCCACCGAGCTCAAGTTTCCAT TCGAATTGAATAAACAGAGCTCGTGTTCTATGCAACTCGCTAACAAGACTGATCAATATGTGGCCTTCAAG GTTAAAACGACCAACCCAAAGAAATACTGCGTGCGTCCCAACACAGGAATCGTTTTGCCTGGATCGACATGTGATGTTACTG TTACAATGCAAGCTCAAAAGGAGGCTCCACCTGATATGGAGAGCAAAGACAAGTTCCTTCTTCAGAGTGTGGCCGCACCTCATGGTGCAACCACCAAAGATATAACTCCCGATATG TTCAACAAAGAGGCTGGTAAAGTTATGGGGGAGTTCAAATTGAGGGTGATTTATGTTCCTGCAAGTCCCCCCTCACCAGTTCCTGAAGGATCTGAAGAAGGATCTTCCCCAAGGGAATCTGTGCTGGAGAATGGCAACCAAAACAATGTGATGTTTGATGCT AGTACGAGATCTGGATTGGAAGCTAACCACACAAGATTTATGGAGGAGCCTAGGAACAAATCTTCGGAG GCATCATCTATAATTTCCAAGTTGACCGAGGAGAAAACTTCTGCTATGCAAAAAAATCAGAAACTGCGTCAAGAATTG GacttaatgaaaaaagaaattagCAAAAGCCGTGCCTGTGGTTTCTCCTTCCTGTTTGTTGTGTTGGTTGGTCTCTTGGGTATCCTTGCCGGATACCTTGTTAAGAAAACATAG
- the LOC122081680 gene encoding vesicle-associated protein 1-3-like isoform X3, whose protein sequence is MSGGDLINIHPTELKFPFELNKQSSCSMQLANKTDQYVAFKVKTTNPKKYCVRPNTGIVLPGSTCDVTVTMQAQKEAPPDMESKDKFLLQSVAAPHGATTKDITPDMFNKEAGKVMGEFKLRVIYVPASPPSPVPEGSEEGSSPRESVLENGNQNNVMFDASTRSGLEANHTRFMEEPRNKSSEDLMKKEISKSRACGFSFLFVVLVGLLGILAGYLVKKT, encoded by the exons ATGAGTGGCGGAGATCTTATCAATATTCATCCCACCGAGCTCAAGTTTCCAT TCGAATTGAATAAACAGAGCTCGTGTTCTATGCAACTCGCTAACAAGACTGATCAATATGTGGCCTTCAAG GTTAAAACGACCAACCCAAAGAAATACTGCGTGCGTCCCAACACAGGAATCGTTTTGCCTGGATCGACATGTGATGTTACTG TTACAATGCAAGCTCAAAAGGAGGCTCCACCTGATATGGAGAGCAAAGACAAGTTCCTTCTTCAGAGTGTGGCCGCACCTCATGGTGCAACCACCAAAGATATAACTCCCGATATG TTCAACAAAGAGGCTGGTAAAGTTATGGGGGAGTTCAAATTGAGGGTGATTTATGTTCCTGCAAGTCCCCCCTCACCAGTTCCTGAAGGATCTGAAGAAGGATCTTCCCCAAGGGAATCTGTGCTGGAGAATGGCAACCAAAACAATGTGATGTTTGATGCT AGTACGAGATCTGGATTGGAAGCTAACCACACAAGATTTATGGAGGAGCCTAGGAACAAATCTTCGGAG GacttaatgaaaaaagaaattagCAAAAGCCGTGCCTGTGGTTTCTCCTTCCTGTTTGTTGTGTTGGTTGGTCTCTTGGGTATCCTTGCCGGATACCTTGTTAAGAAAACATAG
- the LOC122081680 gene encoding vesicle-associated protein 1-3-like isoform X2, with translation MSGGDLINIHPTELKFPFELNKQSSCSMQLANKTDQYVAFKVKTTNPKKYCVRPNTGIVLPGSTCDVTVTMQAQKEAPPDMESKDKFLLQSVAAPHGATTKDITPDMFNKEAGKVMGEFKLRVIYVPASPPSPVPEGSEEGSSPRESVLENGNQNNVMFDASTRSGLEANHTRFMEEPRNKSSEASSIISKLTEEKTSAMQKNQKLRQELGGIIGSFVSWNRT, from the exons ATGAGTGGCGGAGATCTTATCAATATTCATCCCACCGAGCTCAAGTTTCCAT TCGAATTGAATAAACAGAGCTCGTGTTCTATGCAACTCGCTAACAAGACTGATCAATATGTGGCCTTCAAG GTTAAAACGACCAACCCAAAGAAATACTGCGTGCGTCCCAACACAGGAATCGTTTTGCCTGGATCGACATGTGATGTTACTG TTACAATGCAAGCTCAAAAGGAGGCTCCACCTGATATGGAGAGCAAAGACAAGTTCCTTCTTCAGAGTGTGGCCGCACCTCATGGTGCAACCACCAAAGATATAACTCCCGATATG TTCAACAAAGAGGCTGGTAAAGTTATGGGGGAGTTCAAATTGAGGGTGATTTATGTTCCTGCAAGTCCCCCCTCACCAGTTCCTGAAGGATCTGAAGAAGGATCTTCCCCAAGGGAATCTGTGCTGGAGAATGGCAACCAAAACAATGTGATGTTTGATGCT AGTACGAGATCTGGATTGGAAGCTAACCACACAAGATTTATGGAGGAGCCTAGGAACAAATCTTCGGAG GCATCATCTATAATTTCCAAGTTGACCGAGGAGAAAACTTCTGCTATGCAAAAAAATCAGAAACTGCGTCAAGAATTG GGAGGCATAATTGGATCATTCGTTTCATGGAACAGGacttaa